The following are encoded in a window of Arthrobacter sp. NicSoilB4 genomic DNA:
- a CDS encoding 2-oxoglutarate and iron-dependent oxygenase domain-containing protein — protein MPLESLPVLDFSRLSAGPEEATRFRNDLRDAMHEVGFLYLSGHGIPQELTDSMLDVSRRFFELPEEQKLAVENVHSPQFRGYTRVGGELTDGAVDWREQIDIGVERAAVEPGPGVADYWRLEGPNLWPDALPEMREVVTEWTERLSTISLTLLRALAVSLGAPEDTFDAAFAERAFPLLKIVRYPGESNPEPKQGVGAHRDGGVLTLLLVEPGKGGLQVEYQGQWIDAPQVPGTFVVNIGEMLELATNGYLKATLHRVISPLRGTDRVSLPFFFNPALDATMPQLAVSPEFRAKARGLSVDPTNSPILETYGDNALRYRLRAHPNVVAEHHSDLQAS, from the coding sequence TTGCCACTCGAATCATTGCCCGTCCTGGATTTCTCCCGCTTGAGTGCCGGCCCGGAGGAAGCCACGCGCTTCCGGAACGACCTGCGCGACGCCATGCACGAGGTGGGCTTCCTCTACCTGTCAGGGCATGGGATCCCGCAGGAGCTGACAGATTCCATGCTGGATGTGTCCCGACGCTTCTTCGAGCTCCCCGAAGAGCAAAAGCTCGCGGTTGAGAACGTCCACAGCCCGCAGTTCCGCGGGTATACGAGGGTTGGCGGCGAGCTTACGGACGGTGCGGTCGACTGGCGCGAGCAGATCGATATCGGCGTCGAGCGTGCCGCAGTGGAGCCGGGTCCCGGCGTCGCTGACTATTGGCGTCTGGAAGGACCCAACCTTTGGCCTGACGCGCTGCCCGAAATGCGGGAGGTTGTCACCGAGTGGACCGAACGGTTGAGTACCATCTCGTTGACTCTCCTGCGTGCCTTGGCGGTCTCCCTGGGTGCGCCTGAAGACACCTTCGATGCTGCCTTCGCCGAACGGGCCTTTCCACTTCTCAAGATCGTGCGGTATCCGGGGGAGTCCAACCCGGAGCCCAAGCAGGGGGTTGGCGCCCACCGCGACGGCGGGGTCCTGACGCTGCTGCTTGTGGAGCCCGGCAAGGGCGGACTCCAAGTCGAGTACCAGGGACAATGGATCGACGCTCCCCAGGTTCCGGGCACGTTCGTGGTCAATATCGGCGAAATGCTCGAACTGGCAACCAACGGCTACCTCAAGGCGACGCTACACCGGGTGATCTCCCCATTGCGCGGCACGGACCGGGTTTCCCTTCCGTTCTTCTTCAACCCGGCCCTGGATGCGACGATGCCGCAGCTTGCCGTGAGCCCGGAGTTCCGGGCCAAAGCCCGCGGCTTGTCCGTCGATCCGACCAACAGCCCGATTCTTGAAACCTATGGCGACAACGCGCTCCGCTACCGGCTGCGGGCACACCCCAACGTCGTTGCCGAACACCACTCGGATCTGCAGGCCAGCTGA